A region from the Motacilla alba alba isolate MOTALB_02 chromosome 10, Motacilla_alba_V1.0_pri, whole genome shotgun sequence genome encodes:
- the SEMA7A gene encoding semaphorin-7A: MGRRKSPVALLVALWLAQLGTWAAGRPKVNPRIIAAPQGAKEYVFPRRERFPVFFHQENTSSIYVGGEGRLYYYDFATRETYTEEFPVGNEGQCVSSGNLEDSRNYLTLVEQYGDGLLVCGTGACAPTCWNVTQRKESPPWDGRGIAPFTPDSNTLVVVDGQDIYSTIKKSQQNGKIPRFRRVRGGGELYTSDTVMQNPQFVKATTLRHEEPHQDKIYYFFREDNPDKSPEAPRNISRVAQLCKEDRGGTSSLSASKWTTFLKATLICVDPVTKGNFNWLQDVFFVPAGDWRRSKVYGLFTNTWGSSAVCVYSFGDIDKVFRTSRLKGYNGPTPEVKPGQCVPSGQHTPSETFKIADSHPEVEERVEPLSPSRSPLFHNKHRYQKIGVHEVAAGDGQRYNVLYLATDKGSIHKVVELPDGVQNIMEIQVFPNKDPIQSMILDHARAVLYVGSSSRVLELPMDMCGAYRNNCHSCVLARDPYCGWANGSCLSLALSREVLQNLNLDSWQGSCQRGDVKEEDFRNILVMPLSRYYLNCSIESHYATYNWYHEDVLIKSCNTSHPQHDCFHFIPSVRHEHYGHYVCVSEEDGFRQALVKERLLDRQRFLWQRGHAPATLASWLQLLLVVALAELFH; this comes from the exons GTGCCAAGGAATATGTGTTCCCAAGGAGGGAGAGGTTCCCGGTGTTCTTCCACCAGGAAAACACCTCCTCCATCTACGTCGGGGGCGAGGGGAGGCTCTACTACTACGACTTTGCAACGCGCGAGACCTACACG GAAGAGTTCCCGGTGGGAAATGAAGGCCAGTGCGTGTCCTCTGGGAATTTG GAGGACAGCCGGAATTACCTGACCCTGGTGGAGCAGTACGGGGACGGGCTCTTGGTGTGCGGGACCGGCGCCTGCGCTCCCACCTGCTGGAACGTG ACGCAGAGGAAGGAGAGCCCGCCCTGGGATGGGAGAGGGATCGCTCCCTTCACCCCTGACTCCAACACCCTCGTCGTTGTCGATG gCCAGGACATCTACTCCACCATCAAGAAGAGCCAGCAGAATGGGAAGATCCCTCGATTCCGCCGCGTGAGGGGCGGGGGAGAGCTCTACACCAGCGACACTGTGATGCAGA ACCCTCAGTTTGTCAAGGCCACCACGCTGAGGCACGAGGAGCCTCACCAGGACAAGATTTATTACTTCTTCCGCGAGGACAACCCGGACAAGAGCCCCGAGGCGCCCCGGAATATCTCGCGGGTGGCCCAGCTGTGTAAG gagGACAGGGGAGGAACCAGCTCCCTCTCAGCTTCCAAGTGGACCACGTTCCTCAAGGCCACCCTGATCTGCGTGGACCCCGTCACCAAGGGCAACTTCAACTGGCTGCAGGACGTCTTCTTTGTCCCCGCGGGCGACTGGCGGCGCTCCAAGGTCTACGGGCTCTTCACCAACACCTG GGGAAGCTCAGCCGTCTGCGTCTACTCCTTCGGGGACATCGACAAGGTGTTCAGGACATCGCGGCTCAAAGGCTACAACGGCCCCACCCCGGAGGTCAAACCtggccag TGCGTCCCCTCGGGGCAGCACACGCCGAGCGAGACCTTCAAGATCGCGGACAGCCACCCCGAGGTGGAGGAGCGGGTGGAGCCGCTGTCCCCCTCCAGGAGCCCCCTGTTCCACAACAAGCACCGCTACCAGAAAATCGGCGTGCACGAGGTGGCCGCGGGCGACGGGCAGCGCTACAACGTCCTCTACCTGGCCACAG ACAAGGGGTCCATCCACAAGGTGGTGGAGCTGCCAGACGGGGTGCAGAACATCATGGAGATCCAGGTGTTCCCCAACAAGGATCCCATCCAGTCCATGATCCTGGACCACGCCAGG GCCGTGCTCTACGTGGGCTCCAGCAGCCGCGTCCTGGAGCTGCCCATGGACATGTGCGGGGCCTACCGCAACAACTGCCACAGCTGCGTGCTGGCCAGGGACCCCTACTGCGGCTGGGCCAACGGCTCCTGCCTCTCGCTGGCCCTCAGCCG GGAGGTGCTCCAGAACCTGAACTTGGACTCATGGCAAGGAAGCTGCCAGAGAGGCGACGTCAAGGAAG AGGACTTCCGGAACATCCTGGTGATGCCCCTGTCCCGCTACTACCTCAACTGCTCCATCGAGTCCCACTACGCCACCTACAACTGGTACCACGAGGACGTGCTCATCAAGAGCTGCAACACCTCCCACCCGCAGCACGACTGCTTCCACTTCATCCCCAGCGTCCGGCACGAGCACTACGGCCACTACGTCTGCGTGTCCGAGGAGGACGGCTTCCGCCAGGCGCTGGTCAAGGAGCGCCTGCTGGACCGCCAGCGCTTCCTGTGGCAGCGCGGCCACGCTCCGGCCACGCTGGCCTCgtggctccagctgctgctcgTGGTGGCCCTGGCCGAGCTCTTCCACTGA